One Porphyromonas pogonae genomic region harbors:
- a CDS encoding endonuclease/exonuclease/phosphatase family protein, whose protein sequence is MTKKKNKANVSIVTSRVFNAIASIASGVIIILFLLSVGSMWISPVRLVTPAFLGLVFPILLFFQALVTIYWLLAGKWRWIVACLVVLLLSFSAIKVYTPLHRFSADKLPQDHIKVLSYNVMAFGFLEHNAMSPNPILQYLKNSDADIICLQEAKLYSEDTPYVSLEDIKEYLIDYKYIDFNYAQPDGGTGMMILSKFPILKAERIRLESTFNGAMKYILNVKGKDMMVINCHLESFKLTMQDGYSYLRMAKAGDAKGLRESMGGKFAPAYRRRAIQANHIHEAVLRSPVKNVLVCGDFNDTPISYARHKIAEGMRDAYMDTGYGPGYSFNKGMYIVRIDHIMCSPGMRPYGCRVDQSIKISDHQPIMSYFTFEP, encoded by the coding sequence GTGACAAAAAAGAAAAACAAAGCAAATGTGAGCATTGTTACGTCCCGGGTCTTCAATGCAATAGCATCTATAGCATCAGGCGTCATCATTATACTCTTTCTTCTCAGCGTAGGGAGTATGTGGATATCTCCCGTAAGACTTGTCACCCCAGCTTTTCTAGGCTTAGTATTTCCTATTCTTCTTTTCTTTCAGGCACTGGTGACCATTTATTGGTTGCTTGCAGGCAAGTGGCGATGGATCGTTGCATGTCTCGTTGTACTGCTTCTATCCTTTTCTGCTATCAAGGTCTATACCCCTTTGCACCGTTTTTCCGCAGATAAGCTTCCTCAAGATCATATCAAAGTGCTTTCCTATAATGTCATGGCTTTTGGATTTCTCGAGCACAATGCCATGTCGCCAAATCCTATCCTACAATACCTCAAGAATAGTGATGCAGACATCATTTGTCTTCAAGAGGCCAAGCTCTATAGCGAAGATACTCCTTATGTATCGCTTGAGGATATCAAAGAATATCTAATTGATTATAAATACATAGATTTCAATTATGCCCAACCCGATGGAGGTACAGGTATGATGATCTTATCCAAATTTCCTATTCTCAAAGCCGAACGAATCCGTCTTGAATCCACATTCAACGGTGCTATGAAATATATACTCAACGTCAAAGGCAAGGATATGATGGTGATCAACTGTCATTTGGAATCATTTAAGCTTACCATGCAAGATGGCTACAGCTACTTGCGTATGGCCAAAGCCGGTGATGCCAAGGGACTGCGTGAAAGTATGGGAGGCAAGTTTGCTCCGGCATACAGGCGTAGGGCTATCCAAGCCAATCATATTCATGAGGCTGTCCTGAGATCTCCCGTCAAAAATGTTTTGGTCTGTGGTGATTTCAATGACACACCGATTTCTTATGCGCGTCACAAAATTGCAGAAGGCATGAGAGATGCCTATATGGATACAGGCTATGGCCCAGGGTACTCATTCAACAAAGGCATGTATATTGTACGCATTGATCATATAATGTGTAGTCCGGGCATGAGGCCTTACGGCTGCCGAGTGGATCAGTCCATCAAGATTTCAGACCATCAGCCCATCATGAGTTACTTTACTTTCGAGCCATAG
- a CDS encoding rhomboid family intramembrane serine protease: MAHTINKSYIQNWWHRADITRRVIVINCVVYAVLLVAQFFYTRFAFTGWDIWDEFALFPDMYLFSRRPWGILTYMWVHKSIFHLLFNMLFLYWFGTLFLRYFSPRSFLALYLMCGITGGAIYFGTYHALTWAGAHTAGINLLGSSAAVMGIIFGVAFYAKWERVELLFFGPVKIHYLAIALFILDIILLGGNNFGGHIAHLGGAALGLIFALKMSKEREDITVWLQRLIDRLVNWRNKINKTTNVSKGGGENLYSMHIDPNKDKSSKPSPSQKNQDRINKLLDKIKESGYGSLTDDEKRDLFDQSNKLK; the protein is encoded by the coding sequence ATGGCCCATACAATTAATAAGTCATATATTCAGAATTGGTGGCATAGAGCAGATATTACTCGTCGTGTCATAGTTATCAACTGCGTCGTATACGCCGTATTGTTGGTGGCACAATTCTTTTATACACGTTTTGCCTTTACCGGATGGGACATCTGGGATGAGTTTGCACTCTTTCCTGATATGTATCTATTCAGCAGGAGACCATGGGGTATACTCACCTACATGTGGGTCCACAAGAGTATTTTCCATCTTTTATTCAACATGCTGTTCCTTTATTGGTTCGGTACTCTTTTCCTCCGCTACTTCTCTCCGCGCTCATTCCTTGCACTGTATCTCATGTGTGGCATTACAGGGGGAGCTATCTACTTCGGTACATATCATGCTCTCACATGGGCGGGAGCTCACACGGCCGGTATTAATCTATTGGGATCATCAGCAGCAGTCATGGGGATTATCTTTGGTGTTGCTTTTTATGCAAAATGGGAGAGAGTCGAATTGCTTTTTTTCGGTCCCGTAAAGATACATTACTTAGCCATAGCGCTTTTTATCTTGGATATAATACTCCTAGGCGGCAATAATTTCGGGGGTCACATCGCACACTTGGGCGGAGCAGCATTAGGCTTGATTTTTGCTCTCAAGATGAGCAAAGAGCGCGAGGATATCACCGTCTGGCTACAACGATTGATTGACAGACTTGTAAATTGGAGGAACAAGATCAATAAGACTACTAATGTAAGCAAGGGAGGAGGAGAAAATCTCTACTCCATGCACATTGATCCCAACAAAGATAAATCATCCAAACCCTCCCCTTCACAAAAAAATCAAGACAGAATCAATAAACTGCTTGATAAAATAAAGGAGTCAGGCTATGGCAGCCTCACTGATGATGAAAAGAGAGATTTATTCGACCAAAGTAACAAACTAAAATAA
- a CDS encoding rhomboid family intramembrane serine protease gives MNNNSSKFNLGGIFPPVTRNLIIINFLIWFAEMVLPRYGIDLISMFGLHYFQASEFNPFQLVSYMFLHSNAGIDHVFFNMFSLWMFGGIVEQAWGQWRYLFFYLTCGVSAALVQEAIWAIDLSSVAALGNEMVNVGNGMNMPASQLLNMAVTVGASGSIFGLLLAFGMLFPNNLIFFLFIPVPIKAKYFVIIYGLAELFLGVRSMGGGADSVAHFAHLGGMLGGLILILLWRKKGHIHGPYN, from the coding sequence ATGAACAATAATAGCAGCAAATTTAATCTGGGAGGTATTTTCCCTCCTGTTACAAGAAATCTTATAATCATCAACTTTTTGATCTGGTTTGCAGAGATGGTATTACCTCGCTACGGTATTGACTTGATTTCCATGTTCGGGCTACATTACTTTCAGGCATCAGAGTTCAATCCATTCCAGCTAGTATCTTACATGTTTTTACATAGCAATGCAGGCATTGATCACGTATTTTTCAATATGTTTTCACTTTGGATGTTTGGAGGTATTGTAGAGCAGGCCTGGGGACAATGGCGGTATCTATTCTTTTACCTCACCTGCGGAGTATCTGCAGCACTTGTGCAGGAAGCCATTTGGGCGATAGATCTGAGCAGCGTAGCTGCTTTGGGCAATGAGATGGTCAATGTAGGCAATGGAATGAACATGCCGGCATCACAACTTCTCAACATGGCAGTGACTGTAGGGGCTTCAGGATCTATCTTTGGTTTACTACTAGCTTTCGGAATGCTGTTTCCCAACAATCTTATTTTCTTTCTTTTTATCCCCGTCCCCATCAAAGCGAAATACTTTGTGATTATCTATGGTCTTGCCGAGCTTTTCCTAGGAGTGCGTTCTATGGGAGGAGGAGCCGACAGTGTAGCACACTTTGCGCATTTGGGAGGTATGCTGGGTGGTCTTATCCTCATTTTATTGTGGAGAAAAAAAGGACATATACATGGCCCATACAATTAA